One region of Sulfuriroseicoccus oceanibius genomic DNA includes:
- a CDS encoding DUF6869 domain-containing protein, giving the protein MSPRDYTEAELVEAYLIANGMTGDESSSWANDELLGLVWQNPERAWPIICMIVERKPPKWILGILGAGPLEDLLRAHGSRFIDRIEEFALQNELFRCDVLACVYPIACHPERVADRVRAVYHLESERPKTQEQEAQQGGAANRDNAGCCPQDL; this is encoded by the coding sequence ATGTCCCCGCGTGATTACACCGAAGCTGAACTTGTTGAAGCCTACCTCATCGCAAATGGGATGACAGGCGACGAATCATCTTCGTGGGCGAATGACGAATTGTTGGGTTTGGTGTGGCAGAATCCAGAGCGCGCTTGGCCGATCATATGTATGATTGTAGAGCGCAAACCACCAAAATGGATACTGGGTATCCTCGGTGCCGGGCCACTAGAAGACCTGTTAAGAGCGCATGGCTCCCGTTTTATTGATCGAATCGAAGAATTCGCACTACAGAATGAGCTTTTCCGCTGTGATGTTCTTGCATGCGTTTATCCCATTGCTTGCCATCCTGAGAGGGTTGCCGACAGGGTAAGAGCTGTTTACCACTTGGAATCCGAGAGACCCAAAACACAGGAACAAGAAGCCCAACAAGGCGGCGCAGCCAACCGAGATAACGCTGGATGTTGTCCGCAAGATCTGTAG
- a CDS encoding SRPBCC family protein has product MPLIELETKISAPIDRVFDLARSIDAHMASTEGSNERAVEGRTSGLIGDGETVTWEASHFGIKQRLSVRVTKFDRPYLFGDEMISGAFASMYHTHRFSPSGDGTVMKDEFHFTAPFGILGRLAEGLFLTGYMTRFLAKRAAQLKTMAESEAWRSYLKNTGEQASAGNRDKAGGCSQDL; this is encoded by the coding sequence ATGCCATTGATCGAGCTTGAGACGAAGATTTCCGCGCCGATTGATCGTGTGTTTGATCTTGCGCGCAGCATCGACGCACACATGGCCAGCACCGAAGGGTCGAATGAGAGAGCTGTAGAGGGTCGTACCTCAGGTTTGATTGGGGACGGTGAGACAGTGACATGGGAGGCAAGTCATTTTGGGATCAAGCAGAGGCTCTCCGTGCGCGTCACCAAGTTTGACCGGCCATACCTTTTTGGAGACGAGATGATCAGCGGCGCATTTGCTTCGATGTATCATACCCACAGATTCTCCCCGTCCGGTGACGGAACCGTGATGAAGGATGAGTTCCATTTCACTGCCCCCTTTGGGATCTTAGGTCGTTTGGCCGAGGGCCTATTTCTGACTGGTTACATGACGAGATTTCTTGCCAAGAGAGCTGCCCAACTGAAGACTATGGCAGAGTCGGAAGCGTGGCGTAGCTACCTAAAAAATACAGGAGAACAAGCCAGCGCTGGCAACCGCGATAAGGCTGGTGGTTGTTCGCAAGATCTGTAG